The following coding sequences lie in one Oncorhynchus gorbuscha isolate QuinsamMale2020 ecotype Even-year linkage group LG10, OgorEven_v1.0, whole genome shotgun sequence genomic window:
- the LOC124045876 gene encoding small integral membrane protein 29-like, whose protein sequence is MNSTTQPPAIIDGDVAVSSVLVPFFLITFIGIAAAVVMYVRRKRRIDRLRHQLLPVYTYDPSEELHEVEQEMLWKEEDTKVVKGWARSYQQQRPLLMKDAHA, encoded by the exons ATGAACAGCACTACTCAGCCCCCTGCCATCATAGACGGGGATGTGGCAGTCAGTTccgtgttggtaccattcttccTCATCACCTTTATCGGGATAGCTGCAGCTGTG GTGATGTATGTGCGCAGGAAGAGAAG AATTGACAGGCTCCGGCACCAGTTGCTTCCAGTCTATACCTACGACCCCTCAGAAGAATTACATGAAGTTGAACAGGAAATGCTGTGGAAAGAGGAAGATACTAAG GTGGTGAAGGGTTGGGCACGGTCCTACCAGCAGCAACGTCCCCTGTTGATGAAAGATGCCCATGCATGA
- the LOC124045879 gene encoding high mobility group protein HMG-I/HMG-Y-like isoform X3, which produces MSDKGTISPKEEGAEKRGRGRPRKQPQVKSGSDEPSGSPTPKRPRGRPKGSKNKTVTKGKKAPAASTAGMKRRGRPKKEEKEEQATQESSEEEGEKDQ; this is translated from the exons ATGAGTGACAAGGGTACCATCTCACCAaaagaggagggggcagagaagAGGGGACGTGGAAGACCAAGGAAACAGCCACAGGTGAAAAGTGGTTCTGAT GAACCCAGTGGGTCCCCTACTCCAAAGAGGCCCAGGGGAAGGCCAAAGGGTAGCAAGAACAAGACTGTCACCAAGGGCAAG AAGGCACCAGCAGCCTCAACTGCAGGGATGAAACGCAGGGGAAGACCCAAGAAAGAG GAAAAGGAGGAACAGGCAACCCAGGAATCAtctgaagaggagggggagaaagaccaGTAA
- the LOC124045872 gene encoding suppressor of cytokine signaling 2-like: protein MPKSSGVPLPSGPMIIPTSAPDKSLNAVWLKDSELEPRRIESREDAARLQRAMSHLQESGWYWGPLTAAQAKQVLIDAPEGTFLLRDSSYQGYLLTLSVKTSLGPTHLRIEHATGMFGFDSVIVARPRLRRFEGAVDLVQHYALTYKHLATQNDTGGGNPSVPTEKTLQLKLTRPLHKVSPSLQHLCRITINQHSRCHQDLPLPRRLRDFLLEYPFVL from the exons ATGCCCAAATCCTCCGGTGTACCATTGCCTTCAGGCCCAATGATTATTCCGACCAGTGCCCCCGACAAATCGCTCAATGCAGTCTGGCTAAAGGACAGCGAGCTGGAGCCACGTCGAATTGAGTCAAGAGAGGATGCCGCACGGTTGCAAAGAGCCATGTCTCACCTTCAGGAGTCAG GCTGGTACTGGGGCCCCCTGACAGCTGCTCAGGCTAAGCAGGTTCTGATTGATGCTCCAGAGGGGACTTTTCTTTTGCGGGACAGCTCCTACCAGGGATACCTCCTCACCCTATCTGTGAAGACCAGCCTTGGCCCCACACACCTCCGTATAGAGCACGCCACTGGCATGTTTGGCTTCGACTCTGTAATTGTGGCACGGCCACGACTGCGGCGGTTTGAGGGTGCTGTAGATCTGGTGCAGCACTATGCCCTGACTTACAAGCATCTGGCCACTCAAAATGACACAGGGGGGGGTAACCCTTCGGTCCCTACAGAGAAAACTCTGCAGCTCAAACTCACCCGGCCCCTCCATAAAGTCTCCCCTAGTCTCCAGCACCTTTGCCGCATCACTATCAACCAGCATTCTCGCTGTCACCAGGACTTACCCTTGCCTAGGCGGCTACGGGACTTTTTGCTGGAATACCCTTTTGTGTTGTAG
- the LOC124045879 gene encoding high mobility group protein HMG-I/HMG-Y-like isoform X1, producing the protein MSDKGTISPKEEGAEKRGRGRPRKQPQVKSGSDEPSGSPTPKRPRGRPKGSKNKTVTKGKKAPAASTAGMKRRGRPKKELPGVKSTTPGVCRVLFETTHIPGGTDSSE; encoded by the exons ATGAGTGACAAGGGTACCATCTCACCAaaagaggagggggcagagaagAGGGGACGTGGAAGACCAAGGAAACAGCCACAGGTGAAAAGTGGTTCTGAT GAACCCAGTGGGTCCCCTACTCCAAAGAGGCCCAGGGGAAGGCCAAAGGGTAGCAAGAACAAGACTGTCACCAAGGGCAAG AAGGCACCAGCAGCCTCAACTGCAGGGATGAAACGCAGGGGAAGACCCAAGAAAGAG CTACCAGGTGTGAAGTCAACTACACCTGGAGTCTGTCGCGTCCTCTTTGAAACAACGCACATTCCAGGTGGCACTGATAGCTCCGAATGA
- the LOC124045879 gene encoding high mobility group protein HMGI-C-like isoform X2: protein MSDKGTISPKEEGAEKRGRGRPRKQPQEPSGSPTPKRPRGRPKGSKNKTVTKGKKAPAASTAGMKRRGRPKKELPGVKSTTPGVCRVLFETTHIPGGTDSSE, encoded by the exons ATGAGTGACAAGGGTACCATCTCACCAaaagaggagggggcagagaagAGGGGACGTGGAAGACCAAGGAAACAGCCACAG GAACCCAGTGGGTCCCCTACTCCAAAGAGGCCCAGGGGAAGGCCAAAGGGTAGCAAGAACAAGACTGTCACCAAGGGCAAG AAGGCACCAGCAGCCTCAACTGCAGGGATGAAACGCAGGGGAAGACCCAAGAAAGAG CTACCAGGTGTGAAGTCAACTACACCTGGAGTCTGTCGCGTCCTCTTTGAAACAACGCACATTCCAGGTGGCACTGATAGCTCCGAATGA